One Cydia fagiglandana chromosome 11, ilCydFagi1.1, whole genome shotgun sequence genomic region harbors:
- the LOC134669033 gene encoding cytochrome P450 6B5-like, protein MFTIIVLTIVVFIALHLYGTRTFNYWKIRGVKHDKPYAFVGNCFRQFVQQSSPAMAATEMYKKYPNEKVVGYYRSSTPELIIRDPEIAKRIVSNDFEHFYARGLHPGKKLTDPLLKNLFFLDGDLWRLLRQRFTPAFSTGKLKAMFPLITERAEKLQQLAEEVANLDSYDMRELMARYTTDFIGACGFGINMDSLSSENSEFRKLGKRIFQRTPIDALRGASKFLFPELCNNVLLLAPEIEESMRYLVTSVLKEKNYKPSGRNDFIDLLLELKEQGDMVGESIEKKNEDGTPIVINKPLDTDLMVAQVFVFFGAGFETSSSASSYLLHQLAFNPDCQVKVQEEIDKVLLKYDNKLTYDAVKEMTYLEMAFNEGMRMNPPVAFIYRECTSPKYTIPEIDLTIDEGVKIMIPTQAIHNDEKYFDDPEKFDPERFNPENKQNRKYIYMPFGEGPRACVGARLGQMQAMAGVAAILHKFSVEPAACSVKNPLPEPTAIVAESFVGGLPVKLKKRVK, encoded by the exons atgtttacaatAATAGTTCTTACAATAGTAGTTTTTATTGCTCTTCATTTATATGGCACTCGGACATTCAATTATTGGAAGATTCGGGGCGTGAAACATGACAAACCTTATGCATTTGTCGGGAATTGTTTTCGTCAATTTGTGCAGCAATCTAGTCCAGCCatggcggcaacagaaatgTACAAGAAGTATCCTAACGAGAAAGTCGTTGGTTACTACAGAAGCTCCACACCGGAACTTATTATAAGGGATCCAGAAATTGCTAAAAGGATAGTTAGCAATGACTTCGAGCACTTTTATGCAAGAGGATTACATCCTGGCAAAAAGTTGACAGACCCGCTTCTGAAAAACTTGTTCTTTTTGGACGGAGATTTGTGGCGTTTGCTTCGTCAAAGGTTTACGCCAGCGTTTAGCACTGGCAAGTTAAAGGCGATGTTTCCACTTATTACTGAAAGAGCAGAAAAATTACAACAACTAGCTGAAGAGGTCGCTAATTTGGATTCCTACGATATGCGAGAACTCATGGCAAGATACACCACCGATTTCATAGGAGCATGCGGATTTGGAATTAACATGGATTCGCTGAGTTCAGAAAATTCAGAGTTTCGAAAACTTGGTAAGAGAATATTCCAGAGAACGCCAATAGACGCTCTGAGAGGTGCAAGTAAGTTCTTGTTTCCAGAATTATGCAATAACGTTCTATTGTTAGCACCTGAAATCGAAGAATCCATGCGTTATTTAGTGACGTCcgttttaaaagaaaaaaactataAACCATCAGGCAGAAACGATTTTATAGATTTATTGCTGGAGCTTAAGGAACAAGGTGATATGGTTGGAGAGTCGatagagaaaaaaaatgaaGACGGCACTCCGATAGTAATTAATAAGCCACTAGATACAGACCTTATGGTGGCACAAGTGTTTGTTTTCTTTGGCGCAGGATTTGAGACATCATCCAGTGCATCAAGTTATCTATTACATCAATTGGCATTTAATCCTGATTGTCAAGTGAAAGTACAAGAAGAAATAGATAAAGTGCTGCTAAAATATGATAATAAATTAACATACGACGCTGTGAAAGAAATGACCTATTTAGAAATGGCTTTTAATGAGGGCATGAGAATGAATCCTCCTGTAGCATTCATTTATAGGGAGTGCACATCTCCTAAATATACGATACCAGAGATTGACCTAACAATTGATGAAGGTGTAAAAATAATGATACCAACGCAAGCAATTCATAACGATGAAAAGTATTTCGATGACCCAGAAAAGTTCGACCCTGAAAGATTCAATCCAGAAAATAAACAGAATAGGAAATATATTTATATGCCCTTTGGAGAAGGACCAAGGGCATGTGTTG GAGCCCGCCTGGGTCAAATGCAAGCTATGGCTGGAGTAGCAGCAATTCTACACAAGTTCTCAGTAGAGCCCGCGGCCTGCTCTGTCAAGAACCCACTGCCGGAACCCACTGCGATCGTTGCCGAGAGCTTTGTTGGGGGTCTTCCCGTAAAATTGAAGAAGCGGGTTAAATAA